One Sinorhizobium sp. BG8 DNA window includes the following coding sequences:
- a CDS encoding LacI family DNA-binding transcriptional regulator, translating into MSEKRVTVVEIARAAGVSKSTVSLVLQGSPLVNEATRAKVNAVIRDLGYVYNRGAANLRQSNAKSKIIGIVVNDLTNSFFAELAVGVDMVVQSAGYVQFLSNTGESIDRQREVIASMREHGISGLIVSPARGTEAIDLKPLVASGIPVVVVVRNVPGAKVSSLVSDNRAGSFAAVEHLAALGHRRIAFLGGFPDTAVFAERLEGYRDAMQQAGLDPDRSLVIGSAPSRAGGVDAIDRAMLVPDAPTAALCFNDAVAFGVCDGLRAKRMEPGEDFAVVGFDDVIEAKTAVPALTTVSVDPQGMGRRAAQLLLKQINAGRADAEAIISSVRLMVRQSSGEQSMGLERRVSP; encoded by the coding sequence ATGAGCGAGAAGCGGGTTACGGTTGTGGAGATTGCGCGCGCCGCCGGCGTGTCGAAGTCGACCGTATCGCTCGTGCTGCAGGGCTCTCCGCTGGTCAACGAGGCGACTCGCGCCAAGGTGAATGCTGTCATCCGCGACCTTGGCTATGTCTACAATCGCGGTGCCGCCAATCTTCGGCAGTCCAATGCGAAATCGAAAATCATCGGCATCGTCGTAAACGATCTGACGAACAGCTTCTTTGCTGAGCTTGCCGTCGGCGTCGACATGGTCGTGCAGTCGGCGGGCTACGTCCAGTTCCTCTCCAATACGGGCGAGAGTATCGATCGTCAGCGCGAAGTCATCGCGTCGATGCGCGAGCACGGTATCTCCGGTCTGATCGTGTCGCCGGCGCGGGGGACGGAAGCGATCGATCTGAAGCCGCTGGTGGCGAGCGGTATTCCGGTCGTCGTCGTGGTGCGCAACGTGCCGGGCGCAAAGGTCTCCTCACTGGTGTCGGACAATCGCGCGGGGTCCTTCGCTGCGGTCGAGCACCTTGCAGCTCTTGGCCACAGGCGCATCGCCTTTCTGGGTGGCTTTCCCGACACAGCCGTCTTCGCCGAGCGTCTTGAGGGCTATCGCGATGCCATGCAGCAGGCGGGGCTCGACCCCGACCGCAGCCTGGTGATCGGCTCCGCGCCGTCTCGCGCTGGGGGTGTCGATGCAATCGATCGCGCCATGCTGGTTCCCGATGCGCCGACGGCGGCGCTCTGCTTCAACGATGCCGTGGCTTTCGGGGTCTGCGACGGTCTGAGGGCCAAGCGGATGGAGCCCGGAGAGGATTTTGCCGTGGTCGGATTCGACGACGTGATCGAAGCAAAGACGGCGGTGCCGGCGCTGACCACGGTCTCGGTCGATCCGCAGGGCATGGGGCGCCGGGCAGCACAGCTTCTGCTGAAACAGATCAATGCAGGCCGGGCCGATGCGGAAGCAATCATCAGCTCGGTGCGTCTCATGGTTCGCCAGAGCAGCGGCGAGCAATCGATGGGTCTTGAACGGAGGGTTTCTCCATGA
- a CDS encoding dihydrodipicolinate synthase family protein, whose amino-acid sequence MMMLKLPTKDGSIEEYRLTGHPIARPATAPRFSRIAYAAAHVVSDPQHEVDPWNRPAVDWDATMAFRHHLWSLGFRIAEAMDTAQRGMGLDWQGAQELIRRSLAEARTVAGADLACGAGTDHLNPGDAGTLDDVVAAYETQLEFVEKHGGRAIMMASRALARVARSPDDYIRVYSRILSQAKDKVILHWLGDMFDPQLSGYWGSREFETALATVLSIIESNRGKVEGIKISLLDNSKEVVLRNRLPEDVLCFTGDDFNYAELIEGDGNRHSHALLGIFDAVAPSASKALAALADHDIETFRSTIEPTVPLSRKIFEAPTQYYKAGVVFLAWLNGHQSHFTLPAGMQSARGFLHYADIFRLADQANVLDRPELAVRRMQHFAGVHGIDC is encoded by the coding sequence ATTATGATGCTGAAACTTCCGACCAAGGATGGCTCCATCGAAGAATATCGCCTGACGGGTCACCCTATCGCCAGGCCCGCGACGGCCCCGCGTTTCAGCCGCATCGCCTATGCAGCTGCCCACGTCGTTTCCGACCCGCAGCATGAAGTCGATCCCTGGAACCGTCCGGCGGTCGATTGGGATGCCACCATGGCCTTCCGCCATCACCTGTGGTCCCTTGGTTTCAGGATTGCCGAGGCGATGGATACCGCCCAGCGCGGCATGGGGCTGGATTGGCAGGGAGCGCAGGAACTGATCAGGCGCTCGCTTGCAGAGGCGCGCACCGTCGCCGGCGCCGACCTTGCCTGCGGCGCGGGAACAGACCACCTTAATCCCGGCGATGCGGGTACGCTTGATGACGTGGTGGCCGCCTACGAAACCCAGCTTGAATTCGTGGAAAAGCACGGCGGCCGTGCAATCATGATGGCAAGCCGGGCACTTGCGCGTGTGGCGCGATCGCCGGACGACTACATCCGCGTTTACTCTAGGATTCTTTCCCAGGCGAAGGACAAGGTCATCCTCCATTGGCTCGGCGACATGTTCGACCCGCAACTTTCCGGCTACTGGGGTAGCCGCGAATTCGAGACGGCTCTCGCGACCGTGCTCTCGATCATCGAAAGCAACAGGGGGAAGGTCGAGGGCATCAAGATTTCCCTCCTCGACAACAGTAAGGAAGTGGTGCTGCGCAACCGCCTGCCGGAAGACGTTCTCTGCTTCACGGGGGACGACTTCAACTACGCCGAATTGATCGAGGGGGACGGCAACCGTCATTCTCATGCACTGCTCGGCATTTTCGACGCCGTTGCGCCTTCCGCATCAAAGGCACTGGCCGCCCTGGCCGACCACGACATCGAGACGTTCCGCTCGACGATCGAACCGACGGTGCCGCTGTCACGCAAGATTTTCGAGGCGCCCACACAATACTACAAGGCCGGCGTGGTGTTCCTGGCCTGGCTGAACGGCCACCAGAGCCATTTCACGCTCCCAGCAGGTATGCAGTCCGCACGCGGTTTCCTGCACTATGCCGACATTTTCCGCCTTGCGGACCAGGCCAATGTGCTCGATCGGCCGGAGTTGGCAGTGCGCCGCATGCAGCACTTCGCGGGCGTTCACGGCATCGACTGCTGA
- a CDS encoding glycosyltransferase, with protein sequence MLRQHGVEIVHTNDGPMHATWALPTVLAGAKLFWHHRGDPQARGANMLAPLLASHVVTVSKFAQPSNPLIPLNDRISVIHSPFDHPQELPDREECRLALAQELGLDPRTHFVGYFGSLIDRKKPLRFVEAVHAFHKKNPDFPLVGLLFGRPEKGGLRLDEDAQALAASLGIADKIRLMGFRLPVAPYMRAVDILLVPALNEPFGRTLIEAMLLGTPVIATNHGGNPEAIDHGRNGYLVEPENPSAFVEPMETLLMNEEEWRRISETARVSALASYGVEYHVNGITRLYQHILGRDQVNGRPH encoded by the coding sequence GTGTTGCGCCAACATGGCGTCGAGATCGTTCACACGAACGACGGTCCGATGCACGCGACCTGGGCGTTGCCCACGGTGCTGGCCGGTGCCAAGCTTTTCTGGCATCACCGCGGCGACCCGCAGGCCAGGGGTGCGAACATGCTGGCGCCGCTGCTTGCAAGCCATGTCGTGACCGTCTCGAAGTTTGCTCAGCCTTCGAATCCCCTGATCCCGCTGAACGACAGAATTTCCGTCATTCACAGCCCGTTCGACCACCCCCAGGAACTACCCGACAGGGAGGAGTGCCGGCTCGCCCTGGCACAGGAACTCGGGCTCGATCCGCGGACGCATTTCGTCGGCTATTTCGGATCGCTGATCGACCGGAAGAAACCATTGAGGTTCGTGGAGGCCGTCCACGCCTTCCATAAGAAGAACCCCGATTTTCCTCTGGTGGGCCTGCTTTTTGGCCGGCCGGAAAAAGGAGGGCTGAGGCTGGATGAGGATGCACAGGCGCTCGCTGCATCGCTTGGCATCGCGGACAAGATACGCCTGATGGGCTTCCGCCTGCCTGTTGCTCCGTACATGCGGGCCGTAGACATCCTCCTCGTGCCTGCATTGAACGAACCGTTCGGCAGGACGCTGATCGAGGCCATGCTGCTTGGCACGCCGGTGATCGCGACCAACCATGGCGGCAATCCGGAAGCCATCGATCATGGCCGGAACGGCTATCTTGTCGAGCCGGAAAATCCCTCGGCCTTCGTCGAGCCGATGGAAACGCTGCTGATGAACGAGGAAGAATGGCGCCGCATCAGCGAGACGGCGCGGGTCTCCGCGCTGGCATCCTACGGCGTGGAGTATCATGTAAACGGCATCACCCGCCTCTACCAGCACATACTGGGAAGAGATCAGGTCAATGGGCGGCCGCACTGA
- a CDS encoding sulfotransferase — MQVADIDFIIIGAAKSATTWLQQSLQQDHSVYMPGPELHYFSRSYDKGDAWYQSQFTPPDDQVLIGEKSNSYLDTPGAAERIKRSIPNVKLIAQLRNPVDRAYSDYCMLFRRGDVGRDIRQYLDPRYAAGGRFLNGGLYYRQLQVYLDLFPAECMQVLLYEDVPADPQRQLDTVRRFLGLESELRITPVSNKVKDKTVPVISPGLRRVLHPLKPIVAPFRSNPVVKGLRSMIARETKYTPLGTELYERMIDFYAPEAEMLGKFMRRDLSGWLTNVSSVRGPHQAA, encoded by the coding sequence ATGCAGGTTGCCGATATCGATTTCATCATCATTGGTGCTGCGAAAAGCGCGACGACGTGGCTACAGCAATCGCTGCAGCAAGATCACTCCGTCTACATGCCCGGGCCTGAACTCCACTATTTCAGCCGTAGCTATGACAAAGGCGATGCCTGGTATCAGTCCCAGTTTACCCCTCCGGACGACCAGGTTCTGATCGGCGAGAAATCGAACTCCTACCTCGACACCCCGGGCGCTGCCGAACGGATAAAGCGGTCGATCCCCAACGTGAAGTTGATCGCACAACTGCGCAACCCCGTGGATCGGGCCTATTCGGACTACTGCATGCTATTCAGAAGGGGGGACGTCGGGCGCGACATCAGGCAATATCTCGACCCCCGCTATGCCGCCGGCGGACGGTTCCTCAATGGAGGCCTCTACTACCGGCAACTTCAGGTCTATCTCGACCTGTTCCCAGCGGAATGCATGCAGGTTCTGCTGTACGAGGACGTGCCTGCCGACCCGCAACGCCAACTCGACACGGTGCGCCGGTTCCTGGGACTGGAGTCGGAGCTTCGGATCACGCCGGTATCGAATAAGGTCAAGGACAAGACCGTGCCTGTAATATCACCGGGCCTGCGGCGCGTCCTGCACCCCCTGAAGCCGATAGTTGCGCCCTTCCGCAGCAACCCCGTCGTGAAGGGGCTTCGCTCGATGATCGCGCGCGAAACCAAGTACACTCCCCTCGGCACGGAACTCTACGAGCGTATGATCGATTTCTACGCGCCTGAGGCCGAAATGCTCGGCAAGTTCATGAGGAGAGATCTGTCGGGCTGGCTGACCAACGTCTCCTCCGTCCGCGGCCCGCACCAGGCCGCCTGA
- a CDS encoding O-antigen ligase family protein, which translates to MKASGHVMRGDGFRRNFYGRAEPSKYSIASTIEHFLLCAAVFTSPANILRLDFFYFTLSDFLFLLCFALAALRGGINIHPLGKVSTAVWTFGLSMLVIGLTVSSMIGPDPSRGIAFGAQYFFAYYFVLVLIGGRSLDELVSLAKVYVLSMCLMCVHGMYVVNVLNERNTVYVSGAGRFQGFVERENACAALMAFTAPLLLLLVAAGRLSRIYLFIGLPILAYGVMLTGSNSGLMALTFGVAVFALVGITVRRVVIGLTVGLAIVALSGDWMTDYLPDVFQKRVLGAIETGDLSQAGTFDDRMELIHEAVQYADRTMFVGVGADQYRKLSSFEKPVHNVYLLLWMEGGAISVLGFIVMTLASFGPAVVALRTPGGLPFAICIFTNIVAFMMLVNAFTHVYGRFWSVPVILSVALACAHNARYVEQSR; encoded by the coding sequence ATGAAGGCTTCCGGTCATGTAATGCGCGGGGATGGATTCCGTAGAAATTTCTACGGAAGGGCCGAACCATCAAAATATAGTATTGCCAGTACTATTGAACATTTTTTGCTTTGCGCGGCTGTTTTCACTTCTCCGGCGAATATTCTTCGTCTCGATTTTTTCTATTTCACCCTGAGTGACTTCCTGTTCTTGCTTTGCTTTGCGCTGGCGGCGCTTCGAGGCGGCATCAATATTCATCCTCTGGGGAAGGTAAGCACTGCAGTCTGGACATTTGGCTTGTCGATGCTGGTGATCGGGCTCACGGTCAGCAGCATGATCGGACCGGACCCTTCTCGCGGTATCGCGTTCGGCGCACAGTATTTCTTTGCATACTATTTCGTTCTGGTGCTGATCGGCGGGCGCAGCCTCGACGAGCTCGTTTCACTGGCGAAGGTCTACGTGCTCTCCATGTGCCTGATGTGCGTTCACGGCATGTATGTCGTCAATGTCCTGAACGAGAGGAACACGGTGTATGTTTCCGGCGCGGGCCGGTTCCAGGGGTTTGTCGAGCGCGAGAACGCCTGCGCGGCGCTGATGGCCTTCACTGCACCCCTCCTGCTGCTGCTGGTCGCGGCGGGGCGCCTGAGCCGGATTTACCTCTTCATCGGCCTACCGATCCTCGCCTACGGTGTGATGCTCACCGGTTCGAATTCAGGGCTTATGGCTCTCACGTTCGGCGTCGCCGTCTTTGCCCTTGTAGGCATCACAGTCCGGCGGGTTGTCATCGGACTGACCGTGGGCCTTGCCATCGTGGCGCTGAGCGGCGACTGGATGACCGACTACTTGCCGGATGTCTTCCAGAAGCGGGTCCTTGGTGCAATCGAGACGGGGGATCTCAGTCAGGCTGGCACGTTTGACGATCGAATGGAGCTGATACACGAGGCGGTGCAATACGCCGATCGCACGATGTTTGTCGGTGTTGGCGCAGACCAGTATCGCAAGCTTAGCTCGTTCGAGAAGCCTGTTCACAATGTCTATCTGTTGCTCTGGATGGAGGGCGGCGCGATCTCGGTGCTCGGCTTCATCGTAATGACGCTCGCGTCCTTCGGGCCCGCGGTGGTCGCGCTTCGAACGCCTGGAGGACTCCCTTTCGCGATCTGCATCTTCACGAACATAGTGGCGTTCATGATGCTCGTTAACGCGTTCACCCACGTCTACGGCCGCTTCTGGTCCGTACCGGTCATCCTCTCGGTTGCGTTGGCATGCGCACACAATGCGCGATATGTGGAGCAATCACGCTAG
- a CDS encoding primary-amine oxidase has protein sequence MDATVITSHPLDPLSLSEIAAAVALLQEERALAATCRFPIIRLEEPTKTDLAAFRDGTPLPRLAFLLVLDVATGETSEAIVDIKSGKVASFDRLPLDQAPYGQPPVMLEEFMRVEETVKSDPRWIAAVKKRGITDADIPLIQIDPFSSGYFGRDFEKGRRIVRAVSYWREDLRDNGYAHPIEGVVAVVDLIANTVVDLVDDEKVIPVPKKKRNYGREAFPETRKDVKPLHVVQPDGPSFTVDGWKVEWQNWSFRVGFTPREGLVLHELGIKDQGKVRPVIFRASVTEMVVPYADPTANHYWKSAFDAGEYGLGRLANSLELGCDCLGHIHYFDVPSADDLGQPVVMKNAICMHEEDYGILWKHYEFRNDIFEVRRSRRLVISFFATVGNYDYGFYWYLYQDGTIQLEAKLTGIIQTAAVAPGETYRWGGMVDDNLGGPTHQHFFNARLHMDVDGGGNTVSEHEFVPRPWGEDNPYGNVFDTTARVLKRELDSPAIAKGETGRYWKVSNPNATNSVGKAPGYKVVVMPSPLMLAQPDSTVSQRGGFARKHIWVTAFDPAEKYASGDYPNVHAGGDGLPKYVSQNRPIENADVVLWHSFGHTHVCKPEDFPIMPVEYAGFTLKPNGFFSSNVAMNLPPEKNAHSRDNRDDPSGDGSSKSCCHS, from the coding sequence ATGGACGCCACTGTCATCACCAGCCACCCGCTCGACCCGCTGAGCCTTTCGGAAATCGCAGCTGCGGTCGCGCTGTTGCAGGAGGAGAGGGCACTTGCCGCAACCTGCCGTTTCCCGATCATCCGCCTGGAAGAGCCGACCAAGACCGATCTCGCTGCCTTCCGCGATGGCACCCCGTTGCCGCGGCTTGCCTTCCTTCTCGTGCTGGATGTCGCGACAGGGGAAACCAGCGAGGCGATTGTCGACATCAAGAGCGGCAAGGTCGCAAGCTTTGACCGCCTTCCGCTCGATCAGGCTCCCTATGGCCAGCCACCGGTGATGCTCGAGGAGTTCATGCGGGTGGAAGAGACGGTGAAATCCGATCCCCGATGGATTGCCGCCGTCAAGAAACGCGGCATCACCGACGCGGATATACCGCTCATCCAGATCGATCCCTTTTCCTCCGGCTACTTCGGCCGGGATTTCGAGAAGGGCAGGCGTATCGTGCGGGCCGTCAGCTACTGGCGCGAGGACCTTCGTGACAACGGCTATGCCCATCCGATCGAGGGTGTCGTCGCCGTAGTCGACCTGATCGCCAACACGGTTGTCGACCTGGTGGACGACGAGAAGGTCATTCCGGTACCGAAGAAGAAGCGCAACTACGGGCGCGAAGCGTTCCCGGAAACCCGCAAGGACGTCAAGCCGCTCCATGTCGTCCAGCCGGACGGTCCGAGCTTCACGGTCGATGGATGGAAGGTCGAGTGGCAGAACTGGAGTTTCCGCGTTGGCTTCACGCCGCGTGAGGGCCTCGTGCTGCATGAGCTCGGCATCAAGGATCAGGGCAAGGTCCGGCCGGTGATCTTCCGCGCGAGCGTCACCGAAATGGTGGTGCCCTATGCCGATCCGACCGCGAACCACTACTGGAAGAGCGCCTTCGACGCTGGCGAATACGGTCTCGGGCGGCTTGCAAACTCCCTCGAGCTCGGCTGCGACTGCCTCGGCCACATACACTATTTTGACGTGCCCTCGGCCGACGATCTCGGTCAGCCCGTCGTCATGAAAAATGCCATCTGCATGCATGAGGAGGACTATGGCATCCTCTGGAAGCACTATGAGTTCCGCAACGACATCTTCGAGGTGCGCCGCTCGCGCCGGCTGGTGATTTCCTTCTTCGCCACGGTCGGCAACTACGATTACGGCTTCTACTGGTATCTCTATCAGGACGGCACCATCCAGCTGGAGGCGAAGCTGACGGGCATCATCCAGACTGCTGCCGTGGCGCCCGGCGAGACGTATCGCTGGGGCGGCATGGTTGACGACAATCTCGGCGGCCCGACGCACCAGCATTTTTTCAACGCACGTCTGCACATGGACGTCGACGGTGGCGGTAACACCGTGAGCGAGCACGAGTTCGTGCCGCGTCCCTGGGGCGAGGACAATCCGTATGGCAACGTCTTCGACACGACGGCGCGCGTACTCAAGCGCGAACTGGACTCGCCGGCCATCGCCAAGGGTGAGACCGGACGCTACTGGAAGGTGAGTAACCCGAATGCCACGAACAGTGTCGGCAAGGCGCCCGGCTATAAGGTGGTGGTCATGCCGTCACCACTGATGCTTGCCCAACCGGACTCGACGGTTTCCCAGCGCGGCGGATTTGCCCGCAAGCACATCTGGGTCACGGCCTTCGACCCGGCAGAAAAATATGCGAGCGGCGATTACCCGAATGTCCATGCGGGTGGCGATGGCTTGCCGAAGTATGTGAGCCAGAACCGGCCCATCGAAAATGCCGACGTTGTCCTCTGGCACTCCTTCGGCCATACCCATGTGTGCAAGCCCGAAGACTTCCCGATCATGCCTGTCGAATATGCAGGCTTCACCCTGAAGCCCAACGGCTTCTTCTCGTCCAACGTGGCGATGAACCTGCCACCGGAAAAGAACGCCCACAGCCGGGACAATCGCGACGACCCTTCCGGCGACGGCAGTTCGAAGTCCTGCTGCCACTCCTGA
- a CDS encoding APC family permease, with the protein MSYEESMPAAPPERLAKNSVGLAHIVFFVVAAAAPLTAVVGASPAAFAFGNGAGVPGAFVLAGILYLLFSVGFTAMSRHVGGAGAFYTYITQGIGKPAGVGGALMALVTYNAVQIAVYALFGVFMAGAVEPLGLAFPWWVWSFAALVVVLICGQRNISFSGAILGVCMIAEILILLLLDLGILFTGGGPEGFTATSFTPAAVLAPGLGVALVFVIGSFIGFEATAIFAEEAENPEKTIPRATYVAVMLITLFYAFSTWAIVQFYGPSAVQKTAESGLETFYFNAAGAVLGAWSVDVMNVLLITSLFACVLSFHNTINRYFFALGREGLVLRALGKVHAKHGSPHVAGIAQSATAALILLGFVVGGADPYAVVFSWMSALAVIGILAVQALVSVAVILFFRRNATGHGVWTTTIAPALGLLGLVGSLWLVISNLSLLSGSDSPIVASFPYLMALVGFLGAAFAVQLSKSQPELYASLGKVFE; encoded by the coding sequence ATGTCATACGAAGAAAGCATGCCGGCCGCGCCGCCCGAGCGTTTGGCCAAGAATTCCGTTGGTCTCGCCCATATCGTCTTCTTCGTGGTCGCCGCAGCCGCACCGCTGACGGCCGTGGTCGGTGCTTCTCCCGCCGCCTTCGCCTTCGGTAACGGCGCCGGAGTTCCCGGCGCATTCGTGCTGGCCGGCATACTCTATCTCTTGTTTTCCGTTGGTTTCACGGCCATGAGCCGCCACGTCGGTGGGGCAGGGGCGTTCTACACCTACATCACGCAGGGCATTGGCAAACCTGCCGGTGTCGGCGGCGCACTGATGGCGCTCGTCACCTACAATGCCGTCCAGATTGCAGTCTACGCCCTATTCGGCGTCTTCATGGCAGGCGCGGTCGAGCCCCTCGGCCTCGCGTTTCCATGGTGGGTCTGGTCGTTCGCAGCACTCGTCGTGGTGCTCATCTGCGGGCAGCGCAACATTTCCTTCAGCGGCGCAATTCTCGGGGTCTGCATGATCGCCGAAATTCTCATCCTGTTGCTGCTCGATCTCGGCATCCTGTTTACCGGCGGCGGACCGGAGGGCTTTACGGCAACGTCCTTCACGCCTGCCGCGGTTTTGGCGCCCGGCCTCGGCGTGGCTCTGGTCTTCGTCATCGGCTCGTTCATCGGCTTCGAAGCGACCGCGATCTTTGCCGAAGAGGCTGAGAATCCGGAAAAGACCATCCCGCGTGCAACCTATGTCGCCGTGATGCTGATCACCCTGTTCTATGCCTTCTCCACCTGGGCGATCGTGCAGTTCTACGGTCCGTCCGCCGTTCAGAAGACGGCCGAGAGTGGGCTCGAGACCTTCTACTTCAATGCGGCGGGCGCTGTGCTTGGTGCATGGTCGGTGGATGTCATGAACGTGCTGCTGATCACCAGCCTGTTTGCCTGCGTGCTGTCTTTCCACAATACCATCAACCGCTACTTCTTCGCGCTTGGCCGCGAAGGTCTCGTCCTGAGGGCACTGGGCAAGGTGCATGCAAAGCATGGTTCTCCTCATGTGGCGGGTATCGCCCAGAGCGCGACTGCGGCCCTTATCCTGCTCGGCTTTGTTGTCGGCGGTGCGGATCCCTACGCCGTCGTCTTCTCCTGGATGTCGGCCCTTGCTGTCATCGGCATTCTCGCGGTGCAGGCCCTGGTGTCGGTTGCGGTGATCCTGTTCTTTCGCAGGAACGCCACCGGCCACGGCGTCTGGACGACGACGATCGCGCCGGCTCTGGGGCTGCTTGGACTTGTCGGTTCGCTCTGGCTTGTCATCTCCAACCTTTCGCTCCTTTCCGGAAGCGACAGCCCGATCGTCGCATCGTTCCCCTACCTCATGGCGCTTGTCGGGTTCCTCGGCGCCGCCTTTGCCGTCCAGCTCAGCAAGAGCCAGCCAGAACTCTATGCATCCCTCGGAAAGGTGTTCGAATGA